The Pirellulales bacterium DNA window TTTCCCTCGACCGCCGGGCATTCCTGCAATCGGCCACGGCCGTCGCAATTTCGATGAGCGCTGTCCCGCTGTGCGCGGCCGAAGCTGTTGCGAACGGCAAGGTGATTGGCAAGCCCAAACTCCGCAAAGCGGTCAAGTACTCCATGATCCAGGAAGGCCACTCACCACAGGCGAAGCTCGACCTTGCCAAGTCGCTGGGCTTTGAAGGCGTGGAGATCGACGCGCCGAATCATTTGGACCGCGACGAGGTAAGAAAGGCCAGCGAAGAATCTGGCGTTCACATTCACGGTACAATCACTGCTGGACAGTGGAAGACTCGGCTGTCGGATCCCGATCCTGCAGTGCGCGCAGTCGGCGCGAAATCGCTGCTGGCGGCAATCGAAGACGCCGGCTTCTACGGGGCTGATACCGTGCTGCTCGTCCCCGGCCAAGTCACCAACAAAGACACCGAAAACTTTGATCAGGTGTGGGAGCGATCGCAGGCGGAAGTGCGCAAAGCCATTCCAGCCGCTGAAAAAGCGAATGTGAAAATCTGCATCGAAACGGTGTGGAACGATTTCATCACTAAGCCACAGCAATTGATCGATTATGTCGATCAATTGAACTCGCCGCACATCGCAGCCTATTTCGATATCAGCAACATGATCAAGTATGGACTGCCGCCAGCCGAGTGGATTCGAAAGCTTGGCAAGCGGATCGCGAAATTCGATTTCAAGGGATACAGCAAGACGAAGAAATGGGTGGCCATCGGCGAAGGCGACGAAGATTGGCCGGAAGTGCTCAAGGCTCTCGCCGAAATCGGCTACGATGGCTGGGCGACGTCCGAAGTCGACGGCGGTGGAAAGAAAGAATTGGAAGAAATTTCAAAGCGGATGGATCGAGTGTTGGGATTGGGATGAACGGTCGAGGGGCTGGGCAAGTTCGCTTCGTCTGCGATTCACCATTTCGGTTTGCCGCTCCAACCACGCAATGAAACGCGCCGCCGGCCTATTAATCTATCGATGTGTTCAGCAGCAGCTCGAAGTGCTGCTTGTCCATCCCTCGGGCAATTACAACCGCCATGCGCCTTGGAGCCTTCCCAAAGGGCTCCTAGACGAAGGGGAATCGCTGATCGACGCGGCTATTCGCGAGACGCACGAAGAAGCCGGAGTCAACGGCGTCACGGCCGAGCAACTTACGCCGCTCGGTCACGTCGACTATACACGCAGCAACAAGCGCGTTTATGCTTTTGCCGTTGTGTCACCCACCGATGCAGCCCCACATCCAAATTGCTGGGAGATCGAAAAGGTCGAGTTCGTACCTGTGGAGGTTGCCCGCCAGCGGCTGCATCGCGATCAGCGACCATTCCTAGACCGTCTAATTGAACTGCTTGGGGGGTCGAACCGTGAAGCGTAAAAAAACTCATCTCGGCAAAAGCAGCTCTCTCAACTTGGAGAAGGCGCTAGCCCAAGGTAAAGAGTTTCGACGTTCGGCAAAGGACTTCGATGCGATTTGAGGGGGATTATTTCACTACATTTGAATGATGTTATCGAGGCGGCGGAGACGTCGGGGCGGGGTGAGACCGAGGCGGAGAAGGATCGCGGCTTGGGCCTCATCGGGTTCGGTGGCGCAGCGCAAGGTAGTTTGTCGTTCGGGGCCGCCATGCGGCGAGCGGGCGCGTAGCACGAGATCGCCGCTCTAAAGTTTCGCCAACTCTTCGATCACGGTGCGTGGCGCATTCAGCTCGACTTCCAGCCGTGCGGTGAACTTCTCATGCATCGCCAGTTCCTTGGCCCGGCGGTCGGCGCTGCGGGCCAGGATGAGCGTCCCGTCGCCGCTGGGGCTAAGCGATCCTTCACCTGCGAGGATCCATCGCTAGTAAGAATCGCACACCTCAGAGCAATGTCAATGAACTAGGTCTTCACTACATCGCCATTTGCCGCTCCACGCCCCATCGCGATTGGACTTACGCTCGATGCTCAACGCAATAATCTCGAAATCGCTCCCAAACTCCTTAACTTGAGGTAGCTCTGCGATCATGGCACTTAGTGGCGCTGTCCAACAACCATGCATTCGGTATCGACCCGAAGACGATCGTCTACAACCACCTGAACCAGTCACGCGAAATAGTGCAAGCCGACGCAGTAACGGCGCTGTTCGTGTAAGCCCATTGCTTCGATGCGCTGTGCGACAAACCATGGACGCATCGGGCAAATATGTGCCGGCCTGATTCTACCATTGCGACATTTCCGGTAGGAGCGAATCCACGATCATCAGCCGCGGCCTCGGCCTGGAAATCCAAGTAGCTCGGATTTCTGTATACGACGTGAAAGACGTTTGTATGGTGAGATGAGCAAATCGAGGGTCCGGGGACGTCAGTGCTTCATCATACGGCAGATTTACCCGCGCACTGCCATCAAATACCCAACCCATTTCATATCTAATTGGCGTGCCGCTCGTGATTGGCTACCGAGGCTCTACCATCAAAGTGCCGACAACTTCGGCAACGCTCGTTGCACTGATTTGGGTGAAAGCCGCCGGCAGCGCATCGAGCAGGCTCATCGTGGCCGTCGGACAATAGAAATTCGCCGTACCTATTTGGACAGCGCTGGCCCCTGCGACGATGAACTCCATGACGTCGTCGATCGTCGCGATGCCGCCAATGCCGATGATCGGGATTTTTACCGCACGAGCGATCTGATAAACGCAGCGCAGCGCAATCGGCTTGATCGCAGGGCCGCTCAGGCCTCCCAGCACATTGCCGAGCAGCGGACGGCGGCGGCGCCAATCGACCGCCATGCCTTGTACGGTATTGATGGCTGAGATGCAATCCGCGCCACCATCGGCCGCGGCCTTGGCGATCTCGGCAATGCTGGTGACATTCGGCGTGAGCTTTGCAATGATCGGAAATGCACAAGCGGTTCGGCAGCCGGCCACGACTTGCTGGCAGGCGACCGGATCAATGCCCAAATCGACGCCACAACTGACGTTGGGGCAAGAAATGTTCAACTCGACCGCAGAAATGCCCGGCAAGCCGTCCATGCGAGCGCACATTTCGACAAACTCGTCGGATGTGCGGCCGGCGACACTCACGATAATCGGTGCTCCGACGGCGGCCAAGTAGGGTAAGTGATGCTCGATGAACGCTTCCTGCCCGTCGTTGTCCAGGCCGATGCTATTGAGCATTCCTGCGGCTGTTTCCAGCGTGCGCCAAGGACGATTTCCACTTCGCGGCTCGCGAGTAATCGTTTTCGGAATGATACCGCCGAGCCGCCGCAGATCGACAATAGCCGCCATTTCGCGCGCATAGCCGAACGTTCCGGAGGCGACCAAGATTGGGTTCGGCAGCGTCAACCGGCCGAGCCGCACGGTCAAATCGAGCGATGTCCGATCTGGAGATGGCACGGCAAAAGTCTCATCCGCACACGGCCAGGTTTTTCCGCAACACAACGACCGCAGCTTACCCAACTCGCAGGGAGAAGGGAACCCATCACCGCGGTCGAACTCGAAGCTGCGAGGACTTCGGCTCTGCTGCCAGACGAGCCACCGTTGACCCAGCCGCCGTCGCCGCTGGTCGAGCAGGCCTGCGCGAACTCCATGCGGCAGCGATGCTGACAACAATTATTCCTGGCCCAACGACGGCTGGGGACAGCCAAATCCACCACGCCAAACCAGCGAGCACGCCGATGCCTTCCGGCAGAAATCGGATGCTGCGGACGCTCCTCGAAGTTCGCCAAGTAACCGCCATCAATACCCCTCCTAGCAGCACTGTGGCTAGCGCGGCCAGTAAGCGTTTCACCGTAGGGTCGCCGGCACGATGCGGAAACTCTAAGTTCAGTGTCGATTCATTGCCGCGGAGCAAGACATGCGTTTTAGCGTCACTTGAGGGTTGTATCGACTCCAGTAATGCGCCGAGATTGGCGACGGTGGGCCGACTCGCGGTGGCTTGTTGGAAGGTGTCGGTCATGCCCAATCGATCGGCAAGCTTCGCTTGGCTGGCTACGATTTGAGCGAATTGTGCGGTCGTCTCGTCGTTCGCCGTGTCGCCAGTTTTCGCCTCAAGAATGCGTTCTCTGGCATAGCGACCTGATTGCAACCGCTGTAACCATTCCTGATACCAACCGCTCAAACGCGATTCGGGTTCTTGAAGCGCTTCTTTTTCGGCCGATGCAAGCAAATCCGCGACACTTTGGGCCCGTAATAGGCCGTGAGCGTTTTCATCCATGATCCTGCCAGACTCGGGCGAGGCCGTTCCCATATTTTCGCGGGTGCAAATCGTCCAGAGAGTTTTTCGGACTGGTACGTCCACCATAATTGGCGCTTGCAGTTCCGCTGGAGATTGGAAAGTGGCTGATTGCAATTGGAAATATAGAACATCGAACTGACGCGGCAGGCTGCTTTCGCCGAGCCACACATTCCAACGATTGTCGCTCAACCGCGACATTTGTGCCGGCGCGCGGTCGAGACGCGCGTCGATTAATTGCGCGCCGTTGGGCAGTTCCAGTGGACAATTTGCCGCCCCCCCCGGTTCAAGCTCGAAGCCGGCAACTCCGACTACGCTGCCGTCAGATCGTAGTGCGATCGAAAAATCCGCCAATCGTACTTGAGCATTGCCGATGCCACGTTCCACCGAGCGTAGTTCTGCCCGATAGTAGTCCGACACTTGCTCCAGGCTGCGGTAGTTCTTGAGATCAAGATCTCCGGACGGCAAGCCTTCTGGCAAGGGCTTATCGACCAACCCAGAGGTATCCCACGAAAGCTGCTCTTGCTCGTAGCGTCTGGGAAGCAAGAGATAACTCGATCTCGAACCAAGGCCGCGCATTCGCACTTGGGGAGCGGCCCACCGGCGGTTGGAAGCCAACGCGATTGGTCCGGCAATTCGCAAACGAAACGACTTGGCGATCGGCGATGGTGGTTGCACCACTAGCTGCTTTTGATCTCGATGAGTCGAATCTTCCCAATGGCTTGGTAGTTTCGGCACGATTTCGAACGGTCCGGTCCAATTCGCGGGAACATCGAATCGAAGTTGGTCGAGTAGCCCAGCCTCCACGCGCACGTCAACGTCGATCATTGCCTGCCATCGTTCGGCTTGTCGTTCCAGCGTCGTAAGTTGCCTTACGCGGGTGCGCGGCGAATTGGACTGAATTTTCACGGCGACTGGCGCATATTGCTTGCTGCCATTTACAACCGCCACGACGCGAGCATCCTCCAGCAATATCGCAGGAATGTCGCCACTTTCTTGCCAGGAATGACCGAGCGAGGCTTGCGAGTCCGCGGAGATCGTCGTCGCTCCGGAAGCATCCGTGATTTCGACGAGCGCGTCTGGGCGGCGCAAGATCAGCGCGTCGAATGTTTCGTGCGAAGAGCCATCAAGGCGAATATCCGGTAAGACCCACTCGCCGGATGGCTGCAGCGGCATTCGTCCTCGGACGAGCAGTTTGCGCTCGCCCGAAAAAGAGGCGTCGAGAAAAATGGTTACGGCCGTATCACGACAGCGCGTCCAGCGCAAGGGGTGGCGCTCAGCGCCATCCAATGCCAACACTTCCTCAATTTGAAAGTTCTCCGGCGTCCGGAGGCGATATTGAAAAAACGGTGCGTCTGACGAGACCGCCGCCTGAAAGTACAACTCAACCGCGGTCGGCTCGACAATGGCCGCCAGTTGATATCGAGCACTACGTTTTGGTACGGCGGGGTGTACGGCCAGATAGGACGCTCCAACTTCGTTACCGCTGAGTGAAAAAGCCAATTGGGGTATGGACGATGCCGCTTCCCAGGCGGCGCCAAATTCTTCAGCCGTCACTTTCGCGGCTTCGTTACTGAGGTGCGCGGAAAATTCGAGAGTCGGATCGACGCTTACCCCCCAGAATCGTCGGATGGTTTGTCCATCCCGTAAATCCATCACGGGAAAATGCAGATTGCCAATCCCCGTAGCGTCGGTCAGCATCAACGACAGGTTAACGGTCGTTTGGCCAGCGATCGGTTCAGGCCAATCGATCAGCAGCAACCCCGGCTCATTTTCCGCGACGCGAAACCTTGGCGGCACGCCCGACTCTGCCGAAGGCAACAATTGCAGCCGCGGGTCGATCGCCAAACGAAGCTGCGACAAGCGGCCTTTCCGCACTCGCACCAAATATCGTACATCGACCGTCACAGCGCCCGGTCGCACGTTAAGCCAGCAAACCTGATCGCCTTCGAAATCCGCAACTTCATGGCCGTCTTGACTCGCATGTGGCACGGGCATTGATTCTTGGAGGACAATGCGAGGTGAGGGGCCAAGCGCAACAGTCGCGTGGTCTCTATCTACTGAACGCCTCTCCCCAATCGCTGAAACGATCAACGGCGCTGCAGAGTCACGCGATGTCAAATGCAATTCCGCGCAGGCTGTAACCGGGATGGCGAAATCGTATCCGACCGCATTGTATTGTGGTCGGAATTGCACTTCTAACCGATGGCGACCGGCGTCCGGTACTTCAATACCGACGGAGTCGAGCGATTCGTTCTTACGGAGGTTCGCAGGTTTGCCATCAATCAGTACTCCGCCCGGTTCGAGTGCAGCGCCGTTGAAACCCAGCGGCATGTCGATGATGGCTTGGGTAACGAGCGATTCAATTTCGTAGATTGATTTCCAGCCGCGGGAGACAGGTGCTGCATCATTTCCTGCGCGGTTCTGAGCCGCTTCATAAACAGCACTCAATAGGAGATAATCGGGCGATGGCGATTCGTGGCGCTCCGTTTGCATCACCAGCCAACGGTGAAACGATTCCGGCAAGTAACATGCACCGCCCACAGGATGCCCGTCTGGATCCGCTGGAATCAAGACTTGAACGGGGGGTGATTCTTGGTCAACACTTGCCGTGGATTGCAGCGGCAATTTCCTGCGGTTTTCATGGGCAATCTCCGGGCGTCCTGTTTCCGCCTGGGTGGTCGTTGGTTCCTGCGCCGAAATCAGTCCGTGACAGGCTGCAACAATCAGCCATCCTGTCGCCGTTCCTGCCGCCACCAACGCTCTTCGCCGCGCAAAAGATTCACTAGCGAACATCGCGGAACCGGCCGATCCTGATCTTGGACGACACCAAAGGAAACATTGAGTTGCAACCATCGCTAGCCAAACTGCGGCGGAAAAAGTCGTCCATGCAGGTGGCACGAGGAGCGCTGCTGCCGTAACCGCTGTCACAAGACCAATTTCTACCGTTGGACGCCGATTCCCAATCCACCCGCGAATCGCCGCTGCAATTGCAAAGGTCGCCCAGAACCACGCGAGCGCTGAGCGCTCGTTGGCGACCCAGATAGTCGCTCGGTTGCCGGAGAGCCCTTCGAATCGATAGATTTTCCAGCCGTCGCTTTCCAAAAAGCGATCTTTCAAATCGACTTTCCAAGGCAACGCCAGCGATTTGTGATCGGCATCGGTTCCGTTGTCAGCCGTAACCGTCGCCGTTGACACCGATTGAATCGGAGCGTCAGCCACTCGCAGCAAAGGGCCAAACAACCTCGGCAACATGCCACGATCGTTTTGACTTCCATTTCCTAAATCGGCCCAAGCGACCTCCGTTCCGGGTGGTATTGCAACTGTCCATTTACGCATCAAAATCGGTACTGCACACTCTGGCCACGGCGATGCGAACTGCGAAAGCTTGCCAAGGCGTGCGTGCGCATCGATCCAGCGCAGGACGACGGTGATGAAACGCGCCTCGGGTGGAAGCTTAACCTGGCAGTGCTGAGGATCCGCCAGTAACGGATCGATCGTCGCTCGATCGTCGATCCAGGCGCCCTTGAGATCGGCGCCTGCCGGCAGTTGGAAGCGAATTTGGTCGCGCCCCGTATTTTCCACTCGGCAGGTTAGTACGTGCTCAGCTTCTTCATTGTCATAACGCGACTCTAAATGAGCCTGCCAAACCCACGCGCCAGCGCGGGCCGATAGCTCAAGCCGCGGAGCCAAAATCAATGGCGGCTCGGCCGACACCAAGCTGATCTCATTCGGATCGTATTGCAGTGCCGCCAGAATATTAGAAATTTGATTCGGAGGCAGCGGCTCCAGCGGGATCGACTTCAGCCGGCGGCTGCGAATCTCTGGAGCATTTGGCCCCGAGTAGCGAATCTGTACCGAAGCCAGTTGAGTGTCGGCTCTCAAGACGGAGGCCAAGGCAACGGGGGTATCACCGCGAAAAGGCCGATCGCGCTCAGCACTTAGCGAGAATTCTTTGTTCTGCGGAACAGGGAGTCTTACTTCCCATGTTTCGCCTTCGGGAAAACCCAATTCGGTTTGCTCTTCGGCCGCCAATCGACGCGACAGCAATTCGACTTGCGGTTCGCCGATTAACTGCCATCGCACAGCCTCTTCGCGCGGCTGGGTGAATCGAACGAGCAGCCGATCGATTTCCTGCCCCTGCGGTCGAATCGCCAAGTGATACATTTCGCTTAACGTGCCTTCGTGAACGTGAACGTCGCCGCGAATGATCGTAGAGAATCGAGGCGGCTGCGCGATCGTCGAAATGGAAAGTGTTCGCGCTCGCTCGTCATCGACAAATATCAGGCCGATTGCTTGCCCTGCAAGCAACGCGGCATCGGACGACGCGAGGCTTTCGGCGGCGAGTCGCTGCAATCTTTCATCGTTAGCGGATTGAATTTGGAGTTTCTCCGTCGTTTGAACCTGAATTAGCCGCCGTGTGGAAATCGTATCGTCAAAATCGAGCATGCGCAGGTCTTCGACATTTAAAGTCTCCCGACCATTCGCGCGCCGCCGATGGCCGGAGATTTTCAATTCAATGCCGCGACGTGAAGTTAAAGGAGACTTAAGTTCAATCGCCAGTTTTCCAACCCGGCCGTCCAAGGCCGTAAAATTCCAATCGTCGACCAGCTCCACGGGCTGTGGCGCCGGCATTGCCTTGCCAACCGATGCCGCTGGTGGCGCTGTTTCTCGGCCGAATTGCAACGATGTCGCCGCGACGCTGTCGATGGTCCATTGCGGAGCCACGATAGCTTCGATCGTAAATCGCTCGTCGGCAGTTGCCGTAAGTGCTCCGCGAAAGTGCCCGACTGCTTGATTCGGGCGCAACACGATCGATGTCCCGGCGGCGATTTGAATGCGATCCTGTTTGGACGCCACTTGAAATTTGATCTGCGGAGCATTGCTGTAGAGTTGCACCTCAAGGGCCTCCGGCGCCGAAGATACGGCGAGCGATTCGGCGGCGATTTGTCGGCAATCGACGGTCGTCAAGTCTTCCAGCAGGAGTGGTGGCAAAATGATTAGCGATACAGTACCTTGTTGCCAGCGCGTCTCGGCAATTTGCAGCAGTGGTAGCCGCTGAAGCGTGCCGTACTTGAGCGGAGCCACCGCGCGGATTCGCAATTTTCGATTGCGGCCCGACAACGGCTCTGGCAAGCGAAGCGTCCATTGACTGTGTCCGCCGACATCGTCAGCGCTCAACTTCACAGAACATTCCACTTCGTCCAGATGCGCAGAGACGACGGTTAAAGGCTCGTCGGCCAGCAGTGTGAGCCGAGCGACTGCATCCCCGGCGGCATCCATTCGGAACTCGGCGTTCAATTCCAAACCTCGTTCGGAACACTCATAAACGAAATGATTGCGAATAATGGGTGAGGGCCGCTGCTGGCGAGACGCTTCGCGTGGAGCAATCCGCAGATGAGCTTGGGAATAGCCGCCCAGTTGGATTGCCCACGTCCGCACGCCACCTTGCGAGGTTGCCGAGGTTGCCAGCGAGACGAGTCCACGGTCGACCGTAGGAATGAGTTTGGCCGGCAAGGCGATCTCCAGAGTACTCACGGCACAAGGCGGCAGCGAGAGATCGAAACGCAGTTGGCCGCCGGCGCTTCGCTGCCCGCGCAACGACCAGTTACAGTGGAGTTTTCCAGACCGTTCGACGATCGCAGCCAATCGGCCTTGGCGGTCGCTGCCGAGAATCGCCGGTCGTTGCGAGTCTAACCAAGCGGGGCTGTTGATCGCCAGCCGGCAGTTTTCGAGGAAGACGATTTTTCGATCTTTTCCGTTATGTTCAAAGTGCCATGTCGCCGTGCCGGTGAGGCAATCATCGGTTAACTTGGCGGCATACTGCGCATCGAGTAGACTTGCGGCAGGAATCGTCGCTGACCTGGTGTATGATTCTCCGAGTTGTCGCACGCGGCGTTCAAATTCATCAATGGACATCGGCAGGTAGTGCTGCGATTCGTCCTTCGGCCATTGATTCGGCTGATCGGCAGGAACGAAAATCCGCTGGAATTGCCTGGGCGCGACGACACTTGTCGCAGGATCGCTTCTATCGGATGGTTCTCCGGTCGCCCCCGCGACGATTGCCAATTGTGCAATCCATATCGCGATGCCTATCCAATTGGTATTGATGCCGCTGCGCATCGCTCACCTACTTGAAGATTCCGTCGATAACTCGATTTCGACGGGAAGGCTCTCGGTCGAAGCGGGGGCCGGCGTCTCGATGGCGCGGACCGATGTTGCGGCAGGACGCGGATCAATAATGGAACTGCCGGCACTGCGAACGATCGTCGGCGATACTCGCTGGCGGCGTTGTGCAAACTCGATCAGTGTCGCCAACAACACCAGCGCGAAACCAAGCAACGATGCCTGTACGAACAATAGCGCCAACTCGGCCTTCCACGCGGCCAGCCCCGCGATGACCACGCCCATCGCCAAGAGCGAAACCGGCCGGCGTAGGATATGAAAATAAATCAGTAACAGCCCCCAGGCGAGCACCGCGATGGAGGCCACCAACACCAATTCTCCGCGGGCGGCAGTCCAAAGTTCGATTCTAGCGGGGCTACCAGCCATGCTGAACAGGTATCGATTCGTCGATTCCGGCAAATCGGCACCTAGATCAACGCCGGTCCAATTCTCCAATTCGTTTTGCTCCATCGTGGAGCGGCGCTGCCATCCAAACTGGTCCCATTGCCAAGTGAATTCCGGCGTAATTCGCGCCGGTGCATCGATTAAATGACGATCGGCCGGCACCGCCAGTTGCCAATAGAAGTGCTGAACGCCGACGCTGGCCGCAAACTTGGGCAAGTCGACCGAAACCGAATGCATGTCGTCGGCGTCGGCAAGTTGATAGGTCACGACCAAGGAATGCGATGACTTTTGAACGGGCCAACGCAATGTCACGGTGCGACTTTCGTCGGGTTGCGCTGGGATAGATTCATCATCCACTTTGATTTGAACGTGATCGAGCGGTCCGCTGGGCAATGTGAAGCTGATTTGTTCCTCGGAACTGGACAGCACATAAGCTGCGCGGTCTTGACGCACTCCGCCGCCAATCCACGTTTGCACCCAACCTCGCTCCACCACCGTGCTGCCCGTGCCCTGACGCACCTCGCGGCTGACGTCGAGCTGAATCTCTGACTGCGCGCCGGTCGCCGACAAGCGGATCGGTGGAATGCCATTGCGCTCGGTCAATCCGCTCGCGGGTTCTTCGTCGATCGTCCACGCCTCGTCATCGGGAGTCACCCGCAAAGCCGACTCGCGTGTTACCGTGAGACGGTTGGCGACCAGTAAATCCGCTGGAGGCATCACGAGCGGAATCTTCACGGGATCACCCGACATAAAATCCGCTTGTGCGAAAGGCAGACGGTATTTGATCTTGGCGGTAAACCGGCCGAAGCGCGATTCGAGCAAAGGCACTCGCACCGTTGTTTTGTCGGTTCTATCGGGCGAAGTTCCTCCTGAAATGGGAGCCACCGGCACGTCGTCGATCAGAATCTGCCAGTTTTCTTGGTTTTCCACTTGCCGTGGAACGAGCAAGGTTAGCTCGGAAAGCGGCTCGTGCTCGACGCGATATTCCAATTGCTGCTCGACCACCGCGCCGTCGTGGCGAACTTCAACGGCACCGTCGACCGCGACGCTCATTGCTTGCGGCAATGGCTCTGCGACGGCAACGAATTTGGCATGCGGCTGGTCGGCTCGATAGCTGAACGGCGGTTGTTCACGCGGCGGCAATCGCAACGTGTTTGCCGACGACACTCGAGTCAACCCGACGATTTCTTCTTCATCAGGTCGCAATCGCACGTTGTTTTCAGGTTGAACGAGAACGGCGGCTGGCTCGATCTTGTCAGCATGCGGTGTCGGCAAAACAAGTTCGATCCGACTTCGATCTTCTGCTCGGTAACGATGAGCCGAAATCGTCAGTTCGAATTTGCCGTTGATGCCCTGTGGAAGGTGCGCTGTTTGCAACGGCCCTTCGCCAGACCAGAACTGCTCGGCATCGATGGCCTCGGTCGGCTCAATGCCGTCCGGCGTCCATCCGGGCATTTCGACTGCCAAGTCGAACACCTTGCCGCCTCGGATGGTGTATTTCAGCTTCGCTTCAAGTCGGATTCGGTCGGCTTCAACCTTGTAGGTATACTCCGGCTCCAACGCAATTTGTGTCTTTCGCGGCGAAACCCGCGCCGCCAACGATGCAGGTCGGCCGAAGTACTTGAAGCCGATGGCGTCGTCGCGCTTGAGTGCGGGAGGCAATTCTTCAATCTGTCGCACGCGCTCGGTCTTGCTGAAGGATAATCGCCAGTCATCTCGCACCACGACGGCAATGTGGCCCCATTGTAAGTGCGGCAATGCTTCTACTACGTCGAATCCCGCCAATTCGAGCGTCTCGCTGGGGTTCGTCGCATCGTAGGCGCGTTCGGCCGCAATGCGTACCTTGACCGGACCTTTGCTTTTCTGGGCTAATTGTACGGTGACAATCCCTTCATCATCCGTGCCGCCGGTTAGCGTATAGCCGGCATTGTTTGTGTCGGCGGCAACGCGACTGGACTTCGCCGGCAACTTGATCTGAAATCGATCGAACTCGTCGGCCAGGCTACGAACGGTCAGCAAAGCGTCAAATCGCACGCTGCGGCTATCGAGTTCTGCGAGAATCTGCCCTTCAACTTCTAGCCGCGACGTTGCCGGCGCCACCGTTGCAGCGCCTTCTTTCCACATGAGTGAAAGCGGACCACCCAAGCCCCAAGCATGGATTTCCGACTTGCCGTCGTCGAGATGACCGACGTCGGCAGTAACTGCGCCTGTATAGGTCGTCACGGAAACGCTATCGTGCGGCACCACAATCGATAATCGCGAGGCCGCGGCAGTGGGCAAATCGACTTCCAGTCGTCGCTGGCCGTGGACATTCTTTAGCGTCACGAAGTATTTGAGCGTCAACTCGTGCTGCGATTTCGCAGGCCCCTGGACGACGACCGAATATCCACCGGTAGCGGCATCAAATTGAACGCGTTGATCACCAGGGCCGTGATAGGAGGCCGGCTCGATTAACACAGCGCCGCCGGTCACTAGCGGCACGGTTGACAACTGCTCGTCGCCCAGCCGAATCGTATACGTCGCCGTCAGTTGCGCTCGGTTTTCGGTGGCCTCGCCTGCGATCACCAGTTGCTGCAAATCATGCGAACGCGGTTGTGACGCACCGTTGCTTTCGGCTTGCTTCCGGCGATGAAATTCTTGAAGTTCCTCCCAGGTAAAGCCCAAGAGAGGAACGAGCCGACCTTGCTTGTCGCGGACATACTTGATTGCCGGTTGTTCGAGGATGCGCTGGGAATGTTCCGGTTTGGCGGAATGGTTCGTTGATTCAGATTGATCGTCGTCCGCTGCCGTAGCTGGTGGGGAAGCCGCCGTTTGTGGCTCACCGTCCGCCGCGCGCGCAATGCGTCTCCTGGTATCGGCGCTGGTAAAAACCAGCGCCAAAAGCACCGCGACTACCAGACGCTTGGCGTTCGGTCGCAAGGATCCTGTTCCAATCTGCTTGATGCCTTTGTCCGGACTGGCGGGACAGCAGCACAATGAAAAGTTGCCGGGACGAAAGTACTTCGGCACGCCGGCCGCCACCTTGCCGCCGGCCTGTTGCGCGCGTCAAGGAGAATCCTTTCGACCAGCTCGACGATGTTAATAACGGCCAGTCGCAATCCCGAATCGACCAACCAT harbors:
- a CDS encoding dihydroorotate dehydrogenase, translated to MPSPDRTSLDLTVRLGRLTLPNPILVASGTFGYAREMAAIVDLRRLGGIIPKTITREPRSGNRPWRTLETAAGMLNSIGLDNDGQEAFIEHHLPYLAAVGAPIIVSVAGRTSDEFVEMCARMDGLPGISAVELNISCPNVSCGVDLGIDPVACQQVVAGCRTACAFPIIAKLTPNVTSIAEIAKAAADGGADCISAINTVQGMAVDWRRRRPLLGNVLGGLSGPAIKPIALRCVYQIARAVKIPIIGIGGIATIDDVMEFIVAGASAVQIGTANFYCPTATMSLLDALPAAFTQISATSVAEVVGTLMVEPR
- a CDS encoding NUDIX domain-containing protein → MKRAAGLLIYRCVQQQLEVLLVHPSGNYNRHAPWSLPKGLLDEGESLIDAAIRETHEEAGVNGVTAEQLTPLGHVDYTRSNKRVYAFAVVSPTDAAPHPNCWEIEKVEFVPVEVARQRLHRDQRPFLDRLIELLGGSNREA
- a CDS encoding sugar phosphate isomerase/epimerase; its protein translation is MKYDVSLDRRAFLQSATAVAISMSAVPLCAAEAVANGKVIGKPKLRKAVKYSMIQEGHSPQAKLDLAKSLGFEGVEIDAPNHLDRDEVRKASEESGVHIHGTITAGQWKTRLSDPDPAVRAVGAKSLLAAIEDAGFYGADTVLLVPGQVTNKDTENFDQVWERSQAEVRKAIPAAEKANVKICIETVWNDFITKPQQLIDYVDQLNSPHIAAYFDISNMIKYGLPPAEWIRKLGKRIAKFDFKGYSKTKKWVAIGEGDEDWPEVLKALAEIGYDGWATSEVDGGGKKELEEISKRMDRVLGLG